The genomic region ACTGCTAGAATTTTCAGTTAACAGCTAATACTGCATTAAAATATATAGGAAAGCAGTTCAACTTTAAGGGGGAAATGGGGTTGcagtacaaaaaaaaatgtaaaaaatcaTATTGATGAACATAAAATTTTACAAAATAAAGGTAAACAAAAACTGAACTGTGATAAACGTTGGAAGCGCTAAATTATAATTTtaatatttacttcatctcaggATCATTTCACTGTGGCAGAGGATGCCATACTCTCAATGTGGAGCAAAGGGCCACACATTCCTATCAAAATCTTTACATGGTAAGTTTGTGGTCTCAACAGAAGCAAAGTGCTTCCCCATAGCAAAAAAAGGAATGTACCATCCAAACTGCTCTCATGCACCCACTAGCAAGTAGCTAAAGAGCAGTATTCGCAGATACCTCCCTGAACTCTtggtttagaaataattcaaaggggTGTGGATGGTAAGGTGGAAGGAATATAAAATGTTTCAATTCGTATAAAATTTAACTAGAAAACTTCCAGCTAAAAAGTATTTCTTTTTTGAAAAGCTAATATTTCATTAACTATTGCACTATGCTTCTGAAAATAAATTTCAAAACTCCTATATATCTGGTTTTACTAtttgaatgatgcagcacagcagTACTGTTCACAACAAAGAAAGACTACAGGAAACAATGTGAATAACTATCACATTTATTGATGAATTCAACGAAgaaattttcaatgttaaaaaggTAATATCTGACCAAtgacagcaatttttttttttaacatcactATTATGGCTCAACAAGTACTTAAGTCTTGAATATTTAAGACCCAAACCACTCAGTTCAGTCATAAGGAACACTAGATTACATCACAGCTCTTGCATTGCCACCCCACACACAAAATAATTGGTGTTTTTCTGTAACTACAATAATTAACATGTATGTTATAATTTTGAACAGTACTATTTTGGTGCTTGTGTCAGCCATAAAGGTCAGGTAATACCTTTTTAAGATGTTCTTGCTTGTGTAGTTGACTGCAAACCTATATATGCCTGAAAAAAATCACATCATTAACAGTaacttgttccttttactttataatCCAAGCATACAGAAGCTGGAAAGTTAAGATGCTGATTGACACTTTGATCCCTGTAGAGTATTAAGATGTATTTAAAGTAATCTTTATAGAAGAGCTAACCTAAAAAAATACAGCTATTACACTCGTGACTTAACTTCTGTCCTACATGAGCtgtgacaatttttaaaaattttacattaATAACCCAATGTAATCAAGAAACAGCACGGTGCCTGGGTAAATTACTTCAACAAGCCATGAAAATTGTTAAATGCACTTTATAGCAAAGTCAGTCATATGTAAacctctcttttttttaaactttttatacTTACAAGCAGCTCCAAACCTGAGTATTCATAGTACATCTAAACATACAAAAATGTATGTACATTTTTCTCCACTTTCTGGTAAACTAATACAGTTGTCTCTAATGTCCATTTTACATCCCTTTTGTCCTAGAAACATGCAAAATCACCATACAATAAAAGGACAAAaatgaaatttgaaaaaaaattgcactcCTTTGAAACATGTGGCAATATGAACATGGGCTTTGACAGATTGCAAAACCAACATAAACTGCCACATTATCGGTGTGCACAACACATTAGGCATTAAACCATCACAAGCAGCAGTCTGCCATCTTTAATTTTCAATTGCTGAAATACCGGCAAAATTAAATATGCACATTTCATGCTAGAAGTTACAGCATTTGTAATTATAATACTATGTGTAGAGCACAACCCTTTCAACATTCACCTCTGATTATGCTTACGCTAATCTCCTTTTGAAAGTGGAGGATGGGGAAGCAGCGCTCAGATCTGATGGAAGCAGTGGCAGCAATGACTTTTGTCACAGCTGGATTAAGAGGGAGTAGAATTCCAACTTCAAACACAGGCTGCGAATTACGGCTACATGTTCACTCCTTGGGCACTTAAGAGTGACTCCAGCATATCGTAAGTATCTTTGTAGTCCATGTGCTGGCTGTTTGCATTGTATTCTGGATTGGCGTTGTGACCGTTGGCCTCTGTAGGTTTCCTATCCAGTTTCATGAGGGTGCTGAGTTGTCCATAGCCCACCTGGTATGTGacagtgggaggaggggaggagggaaggttaAGAATTAAGTTGTAAGGGTATATATACTGCTTcacagaggaggaagaagaagaggaagaggaagaagagctAGATGAAGTACCTGCAGTCTTGGAGGTTTTGCTCATTTTGGGATGGTGGTTGTGAGAAGTATCACTGGCGTGCGCCCTCTTGCGTGTAGAACTGGAGCCAGTGGAACTGCCATCACCGCTCAGACCTACGGGACTCCGCAAAGTTCCTCCTTTCGATCCATCAATACCGTGTCTACTACTCCCACTACTGCTGCTATGCGAATGCTTGTGGCTGctatggtgatgatggtgagaaGAATGGTCCTTGCGTTTCTCCTTATGCTCCTTGCCTGCATGTGGACTTGTGTGCTTGCTCTTACCACTGCCCTCATCCGAGGAGCTGTGTCTTTCAGAGGAGGgaactttaattttcatttttAGCTCATCCTTAGAAGCCTTTTCTGTGGGTGGGATGGGTATCCGTAATTTAAGCAaacccttttcctttttatctgCTGCGTGCCTCTCTGATTTTTCTGATGAAATTGGGATTTTCATTTTAATTGGTGAAGTCACAGCGTTACTATTATGCTGAATTTGCTGCTGTGCTGGCACACGCTTTTTCTGTTGTTCTACCAGGGCTTGAGCAGCAGAGGCATACTGTTCTTTCACATCAGACTCCAGTGTTTCTAGTTTGCGTTTCTGTACTGCAAGTTCTGCAGCAAATTTCTCTCTATATCTGTCCAAAGCTAATTTTTGAGGAGCTGGTACAGATGGAAGGGGGAATCCGTGATGTTTGCCATTACCAGATTTAAGATGTTCATGTTTACTAGATGAATGCCCTGAACCTTTTTCAGATCGATGATGGCTTTGAGCTAACTGTCCAGAAGTTGACTGCTGAATGCAGATCATGTCATTTTTGTTGACAGATACTGGCATATCTTGTTTGTGAGAATGAGCTGGCTCCATGTTCTGGTGTGGATGCTGAGGCCATTCTTGTTGGGAGGTAGAACTGAATGATGTGGTAGCCATCATTTCAGGGACATGCGCTGGAACTGAAATACTACCAGAGTTCAATGATGCAGGTAGAGCAGTTGTGGAATTTGATTTAGGAAAATTTGCACTTgaagcaggatcaccaccaacaGAACACGTAGATTCATTGGGCCCAGATGAACCAGAAAGAACATTATCAGCTATCTGAC from Heptranchias perlo isolate sHepPer1 chromosome 7, sHepPer1.hap1, whole genome shotgun sequence harbors:
- the ccnt2a gene encoding cyclin-T2a isoform X1: MAASAASSKWYFTREQLENTPSRRCGIDTDKELSYRQQAANLVQDMGQRLNVSQLTINTAIVYMHRFYMQHSFTRFHRNVISPAALFLAAKVEEQPRKLEHVIKVVHACLNPQEPPLDAKSDAYLQQAQDLVILESIILQTLGFEITIEHPHTDVVKCTQLVRASKDLAQTSYFMATNSLHLTTFCLQYKPTVIACVCIHLACKWSNWEIPVSTDGKHWWEYVDPSVTLELLDELTHEFLQILEKTPSRLKRIRNWRANQAAKKPKIDGQIADNVLSGSSGPNESTCSVGGDPASSANFPKSNSTTALPASLNSGSISVPAHVPEMMATTSFSSTSQQEWPQHPHQNMEPAHSHKQDMPVSVNKNDMICIQQSTSGQLAQSHHRSEKGSGHSSSKHEHLKSGNGKHHGFPLPSVPAPQKLALDRYREKFAAELAVQKRKLETLESDVKEQYASAAQALVEQQKKRVPAQQQIQHNSNAVTSPIKMKIPISSEKSERHAADKKEKGLLKLRIPIPPTEKASKDELKMKIKVPSSERHSSSDEGSGKSKHTSPHAGKEHKEKRKDHSSHHHHHSSHKHSHSSSSGSSRHGIDGSKGGTLRSPVGLSGDGSSTGSSSTRKRAHASDTSHNHHPKMSKTSKTAGTSSSSSSSSSSSSSSVKQYIYPYNLILNLPSSPPPTVTYQVGYGQLSTLMKLDRKPTEANGHNANPEYNANSQHMDYKDTYDMLESLLSAQGVNM
- the ccnt2a gene encoding cyclin-T2a isoform X2; this translates as MAASAASSKWYFTREQLENTPSRRCGIDTDKELSYRQQAANLVQDMGQRLNVSQLTINTAIVYMHRFYMQHSFTRFHRNVISPAALFLAAKVEEQPRKLEHVIKVVHACLNPQEPPLDAKSDAYLQQAQDLVILESIILQTLGFEITIEHPHTDVVKCTQLVRASKDLAQTSYFMATNSLHLTTFCLQYKPTVIACVCIHLACKWSNWEIPVSTDGKHWWEYVDPSVTLELLDELTHEFLQILEKTPSRLKRIRNWRANQAAKKPKIDGQIADNVLSGSSGPNESTCSVGGDPASSANFPKSNSTTALPASLNSGSISVPAHVPEMMATTSFSSTSQQEWPQHPHQNMEPAHSHKQDMPVSVNKNDMICIQQSTSGQLAQSHHRSEKGSGHSSSKHEHLKSGNGKHHGFPLPSVPAPQKLALDRYREKFAAELAVQKRKLETLESDVKEQYASAAQALVEQQKKRVPAQQQIQHNSNAVTSPIKMKIPISSEKSERHAADKKEKGLLKLRIPIPPTEKASKDELKMKIKVPSSERHSSSDEGSGKSKHTSPHAGKEHKEKRKDHSSHHHHHSSHKHSHSSSSGSSRHGIDGSKGGTLRSPVGLSGDGSSTGSSSTRKRAHASDTSHNHHPKMSKTSKTAGGLWTTQHPHETG